The Deinococcus gobiensis I-0 genome includes the window CTTTGCCCAGGCTTGTGATGACCTGCCGGTCCGTGCGGCCATGCATCTGGCCCTGCTTGGCGAGGTAGGCCAGATCGTTGAGCTGCTTACCGCTGATCTGACCCGTCGCCGCTTGGTTCGCCACAAACTCGGCGAACTTGGGGGTCGTGTCCAGAACCCGGCCGATCAGCCCTGCATCCGTCTTCTCCTGGGCGTTGAGGCCCGGAGGGAGGGTGACCGGTGTCTTATGCAGGGCGGGTGCAGGTACCGGTGTCTGCGGCGCACTTCGGCGCTGCTGAGAGGTGATCACCGCCTGCGACGACACCGCGAGCCTGGAGGAGGTCGCAGAGGTTGAAGGCCGCGTTCCCGGAGCCCGGGCCGCTGGACTGGCCGGCGCGGGGATGCGGGGCGCAGGAGCGGTGGTGGGTACAGATGTTTTGGTCCTGAGAGCCATCTCGCCTCCTGGGGGGAGTCAGATGGCCCAGCTTAGCCGCTGGCCTCTGGGTCAGAAGCCGCATCTGCGGTGGCCTCAAGGCACGGTCAAGGCGACCGCGACCCTCTCCCCTCCCCACGCAGGGGACGTCTCGTGGGGGAGGTCAGGAGCCTTCTGGGGCCTCACCACCGGCGTCGGCTGGGTTGACCCGACAGTAGGACATGCTCGAACAGGGTGCCCCGCTGCGGCTCGCGGACGAGGGAGACCTCCCGGACGCCGGGGAAGTACTCCGGGAAGAGGGCGGGCATCCCCCGCTGTTCACAGCGCAGGTGGTATTCGACGTGGGCGTGGTAGCGCTGGCTGGGCAGCACCATCAGGTTCGAGGGGTCATTGTTGGTGCTGTCGCCGTCGCGGTGGTGCACGATCTCCCCGGGCAGCAGGGGGCGGCCGAGATGCTCGGCCATCAACTGGCGGTGCAGGGCGACCTGCCGGCCGGTCGCCGGATCCTTGGTTTTCGCATACCGCTTTCTGCTCCGCACAGGTCCCCCTGATTTCATAGAAAGAAAGCTTTCTTTCTAGCTTTCAAACTTCCGTAGATACTCGTCGAGCGCCTTCTGGACCACGTCCTGGATCTTGCGGCCCTCGACGGCCACGTGGACCTTGAGCCGCTTGTGCAGGCTGCGAGGCAGGCGGGTATTGAATGAGTCGAGGGGCTCAGCTTCTGCGGGCGCAGGTGCCGCCTCGGTCTGCGGGAGGGGAGCCGGCTCGGCTGGGGGCTGCGGCGCCTCGCGCTCCTGGGTGGTCGTCATGCGCTGCTTCATGGCTGCCCCGATGCTCAGGCCCTTCTTCGTCATTGCAGCACCTCGGCCAGCGCCTCCCGGTATTCGGTCAGGTCTTCCGGCAGGGTCCCGAACGCCCGCTCGTACTTCACAAGATGGGGGATGACTCCGAAGACCGGCAGGTCCTCCTCCTCGAGGGCCAACTTCATCTCGCGGCCTAGTCCCCCACGGGCCTGGGTCAGGAGGATGCCCCAGGGGCCGGCGAAGCCGGACGCGGCCAGGGCGTCAAGCGTCGGCACCAGGCGGTCAGCTTCCAGGGCGTTGCACTTGGCGACCACGATCACGCGGGTGGCCAGGCGCGCGGCGTCGCCTAGGGCTCGCGGGTCGTTGGGCGGGGTGTCGATGACCACCCAGGCGTGTTTCATGGCCTGGGCCTGCTTGCCTTCCGGGTAAACAGGAAAGGGCAGGTCGCCGGTGGCCCGTGCCCAGGCCCCTGCGCTGCCCTCCGGGTCCTTGTCGAGCACCGCCACGTCCTTGCCCTGCGCCTTGAGCAACGAGGCGGCATACAGCGCCGTGACGGTCTTGCCGACCCCACCCTTGCGCGACAACACGGAAACCACTTCAGTCATAAAGAAAGCATGATTGAAAGAAAGAAAGATTTCAAGACCTTCGATAGGTGTGGTCTAAAAAGGTACGAGTGTAATATGTAAAGAATTTATGCTGTGGACATAAGCAACGCAGCCTGGGTAAGGTGGGACCACATCGAATCACAGGAGGTCTCCCATATGAGTGACAAGAAGACCAGTGACCACGCCGCCTCTTCCGCATCTGACGTCTTGACTGATGGCCGCACGTCAGACGATTCCAAGAGCGCTGCCGGCAGTGCCCTGTCGCAGGTAAATGGGGGCCGCAGCACGGGTGACGCCGCCGCTCACGCTGCCTCCGAGACGCTCCAGAGTGACGACACAGGGAAGAAGTCAAAGACCGCGGCGGGGAGTGCCCTTTCGCAGAAGGAGGACTGATCTTCGTCGAGGTGGTGCGCGGTACCCCAGGTCAGTGAAGCGACTGGGTTATCCGGTTATGGGCAGGCGGTGCGGAGTCGCCTGCCGCTTCCGCAGTCGCTGTAACTGCTGCCTACCTATGGCAGATAGCCCTCAAGTTTTCTAGAAAGAAAGCTTTCTTTCTAACTTCTGAATGTCTGTAGAAGACTG containing:
- a CDS encoding ParA family protein gives rise to the protein MTEVVSVLSRKGGVGKTVTALYAASLLKAQGKDVAVLDKDPEGSAGAWARATGDLPFPVYPEGKQAQAMKHAWVVIDTPPNDPRALGDAARLATRVIVVAKCNALEADRLVPTLDALAASGFAGPWGILLTQARGGLGREMKLALEEEDLPVFGVIPHLVKYERAFGTLPEDLTEYREALAEVLQ
- a CDS encoding HNH endonuclease gives rise to the protein MRSRKRYAKTKDPATGRQVALHRQLMAEHLGRPLLPGEIVHHRDGDSTNNDPSNLMVLPSQRYHAHVEYHLRCEQRGMPALFPEYFPGVREVSLVREPQRGTLFEHVLLSGQPSRRRW